GCCCTACAATGTCGTCGGCTGGATAACGTATCGAGTTATGGGGAAGCCGTTCCCCTCCCGTGCGACGGAACTTCAGTATATGAAGCGGTTTCTCGCCGCGAAGCGGCAATTAAACAAGAAACAGTACGATGCGGCGTATCAGGAGTTAGAGTATTTGCGGAAGAACGTGGCTGATACCTTCCCATTTTTTAAGGAAGTTTACCTCTACCTTGGCTACATTTATGACATACGCGGCGATTTTCGGTCAGAAGAGGCCCTCCATCGGGAATTGGAGGCGAAGGATAAGGTTTTTGCGGGCTTCCTGAAGGGCCTGTACGCCATCCATCATGGCCGGGCGGAAGAAGGGAAGGGATATCTCTCAGAAGCGGTAAAACTGGACAACCAGTTCAACAGGCTCGGCAAATACCGGGGGGTAGCCCTGAAAGCCCTCGGATTGGCGGCGCCCGGGCAGAAAAAAGTCGACTGATGAAGATTTTTCCTAAAGAATATGCTGTGCCGGCCGATTAGTTATCCCAGGAACGCCAATTAGACGGGTGTTCCCGGGAAAAAACCGAATAGCCCCGATATCGACAATACTAAACCATCCGCGAGGATGGGGCGGAAAGCCTACAGGGTCTCACCGAGACAGCCGGGATGCCGAAATATCACGATTCGTGATGCTCGGCCCCGGCTTTTTCTTTTTATGACATAACTTGTCAAAATTGCAGCGAGGGTTGACGGAAATTGTCAGTCAGGTGCCTGGAACCATTGGATATCGTTGTTAACCCGGTTGAAAATCGCCCGGTATCAATCTTGCTTAATTACTTTCAACTTCATTCAATTTTAACTAATTTCTTGACATTGGCTTTAATTACAGTACATTTCGCCATAAACTACCGGGCTTTGCAGGATTGGGCGATGAAATTCAAAAATAACGTCAGAAAGATCAGGGAAGAAAGGCTCATGAGCAAGGCTGAACTGGCACGCCTTGCGGGGGTTTCTCCGGCAACCGTCGATAGAATCGAGCGCGGAGAGGAATGCCGGATGGAAACCAAGCGTAAAATAATTCTTGCCTTCGGTTTTTCAGTATCCGAGAAGAAAGCGGTCTTTCTCGACTAAGCCCGCGGATGGGAACAACTCTATGTTTTTCTCCAAGAAAAAAGATCTGGTTGGCATCGATATCGGCTCCAGTTCCGTGAAACTGGTACAGCTCCGGGAGCATAAGGGCGCCTGGCAGCTAATTAATGCCGGTATGCTGCCGCTACCCCCGGAAGCTATTGTCGATAATACATTGATGGACAGCACTGCTATCATCGATGCTGTCAAGAATCTCGGCAAGAGCCTTTCGGTCAAGATCAAGGAAGCTGCCTGTTCCATCTCCGGGAATACGGTAATCATACGAAAGATCAAGCTTCCCGCAATGCCTCCCGAAGAGCTGGAGGACCAGATCCAGTGGGAGGCCGAGCAGTACATCCCCTTCGATATCAACGATGTAAATATAGATTTCCAGATACTTGAGCCAGACGAAGACGATCCGACCCGCATGAACGTTCTTCTCGTGGCGAGCAAGAAAGAGATAATCAACGATTATGTGAACGTCTTTGCTGAGAGCGGTTTCAAGCTCGTTATCGTTGATGTCGATTCCTTCGCGGTGCAGAATGCGTTCGAGCTCAATTATGAAAGTTCTCCCGAGGAAGTCGTTGCTCTCATCAATATCGGAGCAAGCATCCTCAACCTCAATATCGTAAAGGGTGGAATATCCCTTTTTACCCGTGACGTGCAGATGGGGGGCAACCTCTATACCGAAGAGATCCAGAAGCAGTTCTCTTTGAGCAGCGAAGAAGCTGAGAGGGTGAAGCTGGGGGGGGATTTCCCCGGCCGGGATAGGTTGCGGAGCGTAATTGATAAAATAAATGAGACCCTTTCCATTGAAGTGCGCCGCTCACTGGACTTCTACAATACTACTGCCGGAGAAGGGAAGGTCGGCAAGGTCTATCTGAGTGGCGGTGCGGCAAAAACCGCCATGCTCTCCGAGGCGATTTACGATAAGCTCGGAGTACCGGTGGAGATGCTGGATCCCTTCAGGAAAATTACCTGCAGCGAAAAGGAATTCGATCCTGAATATCTTAAGGAGATGGGGCCTCTCGTTACGGTTGCCCTGGGACTGGCCACAAGGAGGGTTGGGGACAAATGGTAAAAATCAACCTGCTCCCGGTCAGGGCGTCGAAAAAGAAAGAGACAGCCAAACAGCAAATGGCTATTCTCGCAGTTTCTGCGCTCATCGTGCTCCTTGCCGGCCTTGGTCTCTATGTCTACGCCCAGGCAAAGATCAAAGCCACCAAGG
The nucleotide sequence above comes from Geobacter benzoatilyticus. Encoded proteins:
- the pilM gene encoding type IV pilus biogenesis protein PilM yields the protein MFFSKKKDLVGIDIGSSSVKLVQLREHKGAWQLINAGMLPLPPEAIVDNTLMDSTAIIDAVKNLGKSLSVKIKEAACSISGNTVIIRKIKLPAMPPEELEDQIQWEAEQYIPFDINDVNIDFQILEPDEDDPTRMNVLLVASKKEIINDYVNVFAESGFKLVIVDVDSFAVQNAFELNYESSPEEVVALINIGASILNLNIVKGGISLFTRDVQMGGNLYTEEIQKQFSLSSEEAERVKLGGDFPGRDRLRSVIDKINETLSIEVRRSLDFYNTTAGEGKVGKVYLSGGAAKTAMLSEAIYDKLGVPVEMLDPFRKITCSEKEFDPEYLKEMGPLVTVALGLATRRVGDKW
- a CDS encoding helix-turn-helix transcriptional regulator codes for the protein MKFKNNVRKIREERLMSKAELARLAGVSPATVDRIERGEECRMETKRKIILAFGFSVSEKKAVFLD